The following coding sequences are from one Microtus pennsylvanicus isolate mMicPen1 chromosome 1, mMicPen1.hap1, whole genome shotgun sequence window:
- the Hscb gene encoding iron-sulfur cluster co-chaperone protein HscB isoform X2, with product MWSSGARALLCVWEVRLAGLLGRSLLSTNAASGKSKARQCWNCGSAGSVESGDGFFCEHCRALQPPDPTQDYFSLMNCHRSFKVDIVKLKHRYHQLQCLIHPDFFSQKSQTEKHLSEKHSALLNDAYKTLQAPLSRGLYLLNRKNLLTM from the exons ATGTGGAGCTCTGGCGCTCGGGCTTTGCTTTGCGTGTGGGAGGTGCGACTTGCTGGGTTGCTGGGTAGGAGCTTGCTGAGCACCAATGCTGCCTCGGGGAAGAGCAAGGCGCGGCAGTGCTGGAACTGCGGCAGCGCAGGGAGTGTGGAGAGTGGGGATGGATTCTTCTGCGAACACTGCCGCGCGTTGCAGCCTCCTGACCCGACTCAGGACTACTTCAGCCTCATGAATTG TCACCGATCCTTCAAGGTTGACATCGTGAAACTTAAGCACAGGTACCATCAACTACAATGTCTCATCCATCCAGATTTCTTCAGCCAAAAGTCTCAG ACTGAAAAACACCTCTCAGAGAAGCATTCGGCCCTACTGAATGATGCCTATAAGACTCTTCAGGCTCCCCTGAGCAGGGGACTATACCTT ctAAACAGAAAGAATTTACTGACAATGTAA
- the Hscb gene encoding iron-sulfur cluster co-chaperone protein HscB isoform X4 — protein MWSSGARALLCVWEVRLAGLLGRSLLSTNAASGKSKARQCWNCGSAGSVESGDGFFCEHCRALQPPDPTQDYFSLMNCHRSFKVDIVKLKHRYHQLQCLIHPDFFSQKSQTEKHLSEKHSALLNDAYKTLQAPLSRGLYLVS, from the exons ATGTGGAGCTCTGGCGCTCGGGCTTTGCTTTGCGTGTGGGAGGTGCGACTTGCTGGGTTGCTGGGTAGGAGCTTGCTGAGCACCAATGCTGCCTCGGGGAAGAGCAAGGCGCGGCAGTGCTGGAACTGCGGCAGCGCAGGGAGTGTGGAGAGTGGGGATGGATTCTTCTGCGAACACTGCCGCGCGTTGCAGCCTCCTGACCCGACTCAGGACTACTTCAGCCTCATGAATTG TCACCGATCCTTCAAGGTTGACATCGTGAAACTTAAGCACAGGTACCATCAACTACAATGTCTCATCCATCCAGATTTCTTCAGCCAAAAGTCTCAG ACTGAAAAACACCTCTCAGAGAAGCATTCGGCCCTACTGAATGATGCCTATAAGACTCTTCAGGCTCCCCTGAGCAGGGGACTATACCTTGTAAG ctAA
- the Hscb gene encoding iron-sulfur cluster co-chaperone protein HscB isoform X1 has translation MWSSGARALLCVWEVRLAGLLGRSLLSTNAASGKSKARQCWNCGSAGSVESGDGFFCEHCRALQPPDPTQDYFSLMNCHRSFKVDIVKLKHRYHQLQCLIHPDFFSQKSQTEKHLSEKHSALLNDAYKTLQAPLSRGLYLLKLQGIEIPEGTDHGTDSQFLVEIMEINEKLAHAQSEAAIEEIKSTVRAKQKEFTDNVNRAFEQGDFEKAKEILTKMKYFSNIEEKIQLSKNPF, from the exons ATGTGGAGCTCTGGCGCTCGGGCTTTGCTTTGCGTGTGGGAGGTGCGACTTGCTGGGTTGCTGGGTAGGAGCTTGCTGAGCACCAATGCTGCCTCGGGGAAGAGCAAGGCGCGGCAGTGCTGGAACTGCGGCAGCGCAGGGAGTGTGGAGAGTGGGGATGGATTCTTCTGCGAACACTGCCGCGCGTTGCAGCCTCCTGACCCGACTCAGGACTACTTCAGCCTCATGAATTG TCACCGATCCTTCAAGGTTGACATCGTGAAACTTAAGCACAGGTACCATCAACTACAATGTCTCATCCATCCAGATTTCTTCAGCCAAAAGTCTCAG ACTGAAAAACACCTCTCAGAGAAGCATTCGGCCCTACTGAATGATGCCTATAAGACTCTTCAGGCTCCCCTGAGCAGGGGACTATACCTT CTAAAGCTCCAAGGAATAGAAATCCCTGAAGGGACAGACCATGGAACAGACAGTCAGTTCCTTGTGGAAATAATGGAAATCAATGAGAAACTCGCACACGCTCAAAGTGAGGCTgccattgaagaaataaaatccaCTGTCAGAG ctAAACAGAAAGAATTTACTGACAATGTAAACAGAGCTTTTGAACAAG GTGATTTTGAAAAAGCCAAGGAAATTCTAACGAAGATGAAATACTTTTCAAACATCGAAGAAAAGATCCAGTTGAGCAAGAATCCCTTCTAG
- the Hscb gene encoding iron-sulfur cluster co-chaperone protein HscB isoform X3, whose translation MWSSGARALLCVWEVRLAGLLGRSLLSTNAASGKSKARQCWNCGSAGSVESGDGFFCEHCRALQPPDPTQDYFSLMNCHRSFKVDIVKLKHRYHQLQCLIHPDFFSQKSQTEKHLSEKHSALLNDAYKTLQAPLSRGLYLVS comes from the exons ATGTGGAGCTCTGGCGCTCGGGCTTTGCTTTGCGTGTGGGAGGTGCGACTTGCTGGGTTGCTGGGTAGGAGCTTGCTGAGCACCAATGCTGCCTCGGGGAAGAGCAAGGCGCGGCAGTGCTGGAACTGCGGCAGCGCAGGGAGTGTGGAGAGTGGGGATGGATTCTTCTGCGAACACTGCCGCGCGTTGCAGCCTCCTGACCCGACTCAGGACTACTTCAGCCTCATGAATTG TCACCGATCCTTCAAGGTTGACATCGTGAAACTTAAGCACAGGTACCATCAACTACAATGTCTCATCCATCCAGATTTCTTCAGCCAAAAGTCTCAG ACTGAAAAACACCTCTCAGAGAAGCATTCGGCCCTACTGAATGATGCCTATAAGACTCTTCAGGCTCCCCTGAGCAGGGGACTATACCTTGTAAG CTAA